In the genome of Candidatus Hydrogenedentota bacterium, the window GTTCCATGATCTCCACGTCGAAGTTCATGGTGAGCGGCTGGTGCCAGTGGCGGTTCTCCCCCTCGCGGACCAGCAGGCCGTCCACATAATAGCGGATGTGCTCCGGTGTCCAGTCCAGGGAGTACACATGAAAATCCGCGGCCGGGTCAAAGGGAAGCTCCGGCGCCTGGGACCACTGCCGGTGGGTCTTGTCCTCCGGCGTGTGAAAGACATGCACGGTCATGTGGGCCTTCCGCTCGTTTCCCTTTGCCCTTGCGCCGATTTCAAACACGTCTATCTCGGTCCAGCGCTCCGGTGTGGCATGGTAAAACCAGAAAGCGTTGCAGATGCACGCGGCCATCACCTTGGCGCGCACCTCGAAATGGCCGTAAAGAACCTTATCCCGGCTCTGCACCGCCGCCGTGGCATACTGCCAGTCCCTGCCCTCCGGACCGCCGGGTTTGGGCGTGTCCAAAGCGTTCGCCGCCAGGCGGAGTATGCCTTTGGAGACGGAAACGTTTTCCTCCTCGAAACGGCCCGGAGGCCGGCCCTCCCAAGTGGGATTCTTTGGCCACCA includes:
- a CDS encoding family 16 glycosylhydrolase → MALLFSMCMIAAAGFGQTSVTVQEQDGWTLHSPDFSTAPKSLHEDRPLADQENGGGWKKLEAFSDEFNGNALDLDKWWPKNPTWEGRPPGRFEEENVSVSKGILRLAANALDTPKPGGPEGRDWQYATAAVQSRDKVLYGHFEVRAKVMAACICNAFWFYHATPERWTEIDVFEIGARAKGNERKAHMTVHVFHTPEDKTHRQWSQAPELPFDPAADFHVYSLDWTPEHIRYYVDGLLVREGENRHWHQPLTMNFDVEIMEQWFGMPAAGELPAVYEVDYVRAWTRGDKGTEPGEQP